A stretch of the Serratia marcescens genome encodes the following:
- the glgC gene encoding glucose-1-phosphate adenylyltransferase, which produces MVRFENKDPLMLARQLPIKSVALILAGGRGSRLKDLTSTRAKPAVHFGGKFRIIDFALSNCLNSGIRRIGVITQYQSHTLVQHIQRGWSFLNEEMNEFVDLLPAQQRLSTEHWYKGTADAVYQNLDIIRRYEAEYVVILAGDHIYKMDYSRMLIDHVEKGAQCTVACLPVPRSEAGEFGVMKVDESDRIIEFLEKPADPPAMPGNPDMSLASMGIYIFNAAYLFQLLEEDMSTPGSSHDFGKDLIPKITAQQAAWAHPFTLSCVTSNPDLPPYWRDVGTLDAYWRANLDLASVTPELDMYDRAWPIRTHMEPLPPAKFVQDRSGSHGMTMNSLVSGGCIVSGSVVVHSVLFPRVRVNSFCTIDSTVLLPDVNVGRSCRLRRCIIDRACHIPEGMVIGENADEDSKRFYRSEGGIVLVTREMLSKL; this is translated from the coding sequence ATGGTTAGGTTTGAAAATAAAGACCCCCTGATGTTGGCGCGCCAGTTGCCGATTAAATCCGTAGCGCTGATCCTGGCCGGCGGCCGCGGCTCGCGTCTGAAAGATTTGACCTCCACCCGCGCCAAGCCCGCCGTCCACTTTGGCGGCAAGTTCCGCATCATCGATTTCGCCCTGTCGAACTGCCTGAACTCCGGCATCCGCCGCATCGGCGTGATCACCCAATACCAGTCGCACACGCTGGTGCAGCACATTCAGCGCGGCTGGTCGTTTCTCAACGAGGAGATGAACGAGTTCGTCGACCTGCTGCCGGCTCAGCAGCGCCTCAGCACCGAACATTGGTACAAGGGCACCGCCGACGCGGTGTACCAGAACCTGGACATCATCCGCCGCTATGAGGCCGAATACGTGGTGATCCTGGCGGGCGACCATATCTACAAGATGGATTACTCGCGCATGCTGATCGACCACGTCGAGAAGGGCGCTCAGTGCACCGTGGCCTGTCTGCCGGTGCCGCGCAGCGAGGCCGGCGAATTCGGCGTGATGAAAGTGGATGAAAGCGACCGCATCATCGAGTTTCTGGAAAAGCCCGCCGATCCGCCGGCGATGCCGGGCAACCCGGATATGTCGCTGGCCAGCATGGGCATCTATATTTTTAATGCCGCCTACCTGTTTCAACTGCTGGAAGAGGATATGTCGACCCCCGGCTCCAGCCACGATTTCGGCAAGGATCTGATCCCGAAAATCACCGCGCAGCAGGCGGCGTGGGCGCATCCGTTTACCTTGTCCTGCGTGACGTCCAACCCCGATCTGCCGCCGTACTGGCGCGATGTGGGCACGCTGGACGCCTACTGGCGCGCCAATCTCGATCTGGCGTCGGTGACGCCGGAGCTGGACATGTACGACCGCGCCTGGCCTATCCGCACCCACATGGAGCCGCTGCCGCCGGCCAAGTTCGTGCAGGATCGCTCCGGCAGCCACGGCATGACCATGAACTCGCTGGTGTCCGGCGGCTGTATCGTCTCGGGCTCGGTGGTGGTGCATTCGGTGCTGTTCCCGCGCGTGCGAGTGAACTCGTTCTGCACCATCGACTCTACCGTATTATTGCCGGACGTGAACGTCGGCCGTTCCTGCCGCCTGCGGCGCTGCATCATCGACCGCGCCTGCCACATTCCGGAGGGCATGGTGATCGGGGAAAACGCCGATGAGGACAGCAAGCGCTTTTATCGCTCGGAAGGCGGCATCGTGCTGGTGACGCGCGAAATGTTGTCAAAATTGTGA
- the glgP gene encoding glycogen phosphorylase — protein MTSPFSYTSPTVSVEALKHSIAYKLMFIVGKDPAIANRHDWLNAVLFAVRDRMVERWLRSNRAQLSQDVRQVYYLSMEFLIGRTLSNALLSMGIYQDIDNALNEMGLNLAELLEEENDPGLGNGGLGRLAACFLDSLATLALPGRGYGIRYEYGMFKQNIVNGQQMESPDYWLEYGNPWEFPRHNTRYKVRFGGRVQQEGAKARWLETEEVVAIAYDQVIPGFDTDATNTLRLWGAQASNEINLGKFNQGDYFAAVEDKNHSENVSRVLYPDDSTSSGRELRLRQEYFLVSATVQDILNRHWLMHKTFDNLADKIAIHLNDTHPVLSIPELMHRLIDEHKFKWLDAWEVVEQVFSYTNHTLMSEALETWPLDMIGRILPRHLQLIFEINDHFLKMVQEVAPGDNDLLARVSIIDETNGRRVRMAWLAVVASHKVNGVSALHSELMVQSLFADFARLFPNRFCNKTNGVTPRRWLALANPPLAAVLDDCIGQTWRTDLSQLSEIKANVDYPSFLQAVQRAKRQNKERLALYIAKTLNVVVNPDALFDVQIKRIHEYKRQLLNVLHVITLYNRLLDDPEIERVPRVVIFAGKAASAYYAAKQIIRLINDVAKVINNDPRVHTQLKVVFIPNYGVSLAQIIIPAADLSEQISLAGTEASGTSNMKFALNGALTIGTLDGANVEMREHVGEENIFIFGNTAEQVEELRRNGYNPRQYYEQDPELHQALTQIATGVFSPEEPKRYGNLFDSLVNLGDHYQLLADYRSYVDTQDKVDEVYLNQDEWTRRAVLNIANMGYFSSDRTIQEYADEIWHIQPVKL, from the coding sequence ATGACTTCACCGTTTAGTTACACCTCACCTACGGTCAGTGTGGAAGCGCTGAAACACTCCATCGCCTATAAGCTGATGTTTATCGTCGGCAAGGATCCGGCCATCGCCAACCGGCACGACTGGTTGAACGCCGTGCTGTTCGCGGTGCGCGATCGCATGGTGGAGCGCTGGCTGCGTTCCAACCGCGCCCAGCTGTCTCAAGACGTGCGGCAGGTGTATTACCTGTCGATGGAGTTCCTGATCGGTCGCACGCTGTCGAACGCGCTGCTGTCGATGGGCATCTATCAGGATATCGACAACGCGCTGAACGAGATGGGGCTGAACCTGGCGGAGCTGCTGGAGGAAGAGAACGATCCCGGGCTCGGTAACGGCGGTCTGGGCCGCCTGGCGGCCTGCTTCCTCGACTCGCTGGCGACGCTGGCGCTGCCGGGGCGCGGCTACGGCATTCGCTACGAGTACGGCATGTTCAAACAGAACATCGTCAACGGCCAACAGATGGAGTCGCCGGACTACTGGCTGGAGTACGGTAATCCGTGGGAGTTTCCGCGCCATAACACCCGCTACAAGGTGCGCTTCGGCGGCCGCGTGCAGCAGGAGGGCGCCAAGGCGCGCTGGCTGGAGACCGAAGAGGTCGTGGCCATCGCCTACGATCAGGTGATCCCCGGTTTCGACACCGATGCCACCAACACCCTGCGGTTGTGGGGCGCGCAGGCCAGTAACGAGATCAACCTCGGCAAGTTCAACCAGGGCGATTACTTCGCGGCGGTGGAAGATAAAAACCACTCGGAGAACGTGTCGCGCGTGCTGTATCCGGACGACTCGACCTCCTCCGGGCGTGAGCTGCGGCTGCGACAGGAGTATTTCCTGGTGTCGGCCACGGTGCAGGATATTCTCAACCGCCATTGGCTGATGCACAAAACCTTCGACAACCTGGCGGACAAGATCGCCATTCACCTCAACGACACCCACCCGGTGTTGTCGATTCCCGAGCTGATGCACCGGCTGATCGACGAGCACAAATTCAAGTGGCTCGACGCCTGGGAAGTGGTGGAGCAGGTGTTTTCCTACACCAACCACACGCTGATGAGCGAGGCGCTGGAGACCTGGCCGCTGGACATGATTGGCCGCATCTTGCCGCGCCATCTGCAGCTGATTTTCGAAATCAATGATCACTTCCTCAAGATGGTGCAGGAAGTGGCGCCGGGCGACAACGACCTGCTGGCGCGGGTCTCGATCATCGATGAAACCAACGGCCGCCGGGTACGCATGGCGTGGCTGGCGGTGGTAGCCAGCCACAAGGTCAACGGCGTTTCCGCCCTGCATTCCGAACTGATGGTGCAGTCGCTGTTCGCCGACTTCGCCCGGCTGTTCCCCAATCGTTTCTGCAACAAAACCAACGGGGTGACGCCGCGCCGTTGGCTGGCGCTGGCCAACCCGCCGCTGGCGGCGGTGTTGGACGACTGCATCGGTCAGACCTGGCGCACCGATCTCAGCCAGCTGAGCGAGATCAAAGCCAACGTCGATTACCCGAGTTTCCTGCAGGCGGTGCAGCGCGCCAAGCGGCAGAACAAGGAGCGGCTGGCGCTGTACATCGCCAAAACGCTCAACGTGGTGGTCAACCCGGATGCGCTGTTCGACGTGCAGATCAAGCGCATCCACGAGTACAAACGGCAGCTGCTCAACGTGCTGCACGTCATCACGCTGTATAACCGTCTGCTGGACGATCCGGAGATCGAGCGCGTGCCGCGGGTGGTGATCTTCGCCGGCAAGGCGGCGTCGGCCTACTATGCCGCCAAGCAGATCATCCGCTTGATCAACGACGTGGCCAAAGTGATCAACAACGATCCGCGCGTGCATACCCAGCTGAAGGTGGTGTTCATTCCGAACTACGGTGTCAGCCTGGCGCAGATCATTATCCCGGCGGCGGATCTGTCGGAACAGATCTCGCTGGCGGGCACCGAGGCCTCGGGCACCAGCAACATGAAGTTCGCGCTGAACGGTGCGCTGACCATCGGTACGCTGGACGGCGCCAACGTCGAGATGCGCGAGCACGTGGGGGAGGAGAATATCTTTATCTTCGGCAATACCGCCGAGCAGGTCGAGGAACTGCGCCGCAACGGTTACAACCCGCGCCAGTACTATGAGCAAGACCCAGAGCTGCATCAGGCGCTGACGCAGATCGCCACCGGCGTGTTCAGCCCGGAAGAGCCGAAACGCTATGGCAATTTGTTCGACTCGCTGGTCAACCTCGGCGATCACTATCAGCTGTTGGCGGATTACCGCAGCTATGTGGACACGCAGGACAAGGTGGACGAGGTGTATCTCAATCAGGACGAGTGGACGCGGCGTGCGGTGCTGAATATCGCCAACATGGGCTACTTCTCCTCCGATCGCACCATTCAGGAATACGCGGACGAAATCTGGCACATTCAGCCGGTGAAGCTGTAA
- the glpD gene encoding glycerol-3-phosphate dehydrogenase: METKDLIVIGGGINGAGIAADAAGRGLSVLLLEAQDLACATSSASSKLIHGGLRYLEHYEFRLVSEALAEREVLLKLAPHIAFPMRFRLPHQPHLRPAWMIRIGLFLYDHLGKRTSLPGSKGLRFGPESVLKPELKRGFEYSDCWVDDARLVVLNAQEVEKRGGEVRTRTKVTRAWRENGLWMVEAVDIDSGKTFTWRAKGLVNATGPWVKNFFDDGLKLKSPYGIRLIKGSHIVVPRVHDQPQSYILQNEDHRIVFVIPWNDEFSIIGTTDVEYKGDPKDVKIDENEIAYLLKVYNDHFKKQLGRDDIVWTYSGVRPLCDDESDSPQAITRDYTLDVHDEQGKAPLLSVFGGKLTTYRKLAEHAMEKLAHYYPGCGPAWTKNATLPGGDIGGDRDGYAAKLRRAHGWLPEALARRYARTYGSQSELILAGANGLADLGEDFGHGLYEAELRYLTEKEWVVELADAIWRRTKLGMWLDEAQQARVQAWLAEHAKTKALSLAS; encoded by the coding sequence GTGGAAACCAAAGACTTGATCGTTATCGGTGGCGGCATCAATGGTGCCGGCATCGCGGCGGATGCTGCCGGGCGCGGGCTGTCGGTACTGCTACTGGAAGCGCAAGACTTGGCCTGTGCTACGTCTTCCGCCAGTTCCAAACTGATCCACGGTGGCCTGCGCTACCTGGAACACTACGAATTCCGTCTGGTGAGCGAAGCGCTGGCCGAGCGTGAAGTGCTGCTGAAGTTGGCGCCGCACATCGCGTTCCCGATGCGCTTCCGCCTGCCGCACCAGCCGCACCTGCGTCCGGCCTGGATGATCCGTATCGGCCTGTTCCTGTACGATCACCTGGGCAAACGCACCAGCCTGCCGGGCAGCAAGGGTTTGCGCTTTGGACCAGAGTCGGTGCTGAAGCCTGAACTGAAGCGCGGTTTCGAATATTCCGACTGCTGGGTCGACGATGCTCGCCTAGTGGTGCTAAACGCGCAGGAAGTGGAAAAACGCGGCGGCGAAGTGCGCACCCGCACCAAAGTGACCCGCGCATGGCGTGAAAACGGCCTGTGGATGGTGGAAGCGGTCGATATCGACAGCGGCAAAACCTTCACCTGGCGCGCCAAAGGCCTGGTGAACGCCACCGGCCCGTGGGTGAAAAACTTCTTCGACGACGGCCTGAAGCTGAAATCGCCTTACGGCATCCGCCTGATCAAAGGCAGCCACATCGTGGTGCCGCGCGTGCACGATCAGCCGCAGTCTTACATTCTGCAGAACGAAGACCACCGCATCGTGTTCGTGATCCCGTGGAATGACGAGTTCTCCATCATCGGTACCACCGACGTGGAGTACAAAGGCGATCCGAAAGATGTGAAGATCGACGAGAATGAAATCGCTTATCTGCTGAAAGTGTACAACGATCACTTCAAGAAGCAGCTGGGCCGCGACGACATCGTCTGGACATACTCCGGCGTGCGTCCGCTGTGCGACGACGAATCCGATTCACCGCAGGCGATCACCCGCGATTACACGCTGGACGTGCACGACGAACAAGGCAAGGCGCCGCTGCTGTCGGTCTTCGGCGGCAAGCTGACCACCTACCGCAAGCTGGCCGAGCACGCGATGGAAAAACTGGCCCACTACTACCCAGGCTGCGGCCCGGCGTGGACCAAAAACGCCACGCTGCCAGGCGGCGACATCGGCGGCGATCGCGACGGCTACGCGGCCAAACTGCGCCGTGCGCACGGCTGGCTGCCGGAAGCCCTGGCGCGCCGCTATGCCCGTACCTACGGCAGCCAGAGCGAGCTGATCCTGGCCGGCGCCAACGGCCTCGCCGATCTGGGCGAAGATTTCGGCCACGGTCTGTATGAAGCCGAACTGCGCTACCTGACCGAGAAAGAGTGGGTCGTAGAGCTGGCCGACGCCATCTGGCGCCGCACCAAGCTGGGCATGTGGCTGGACGAAGCGCAGCAGGCGCGAGTGCAAGCCTGGCTGGCAGAACACGCGAAAACGAAAGCGCTGTCTCTGGCTTCCTGA
- the glgA gene encoding glycogen synthase GlgA codes for MQVLHVCSEMFPLLKTGGLADVVGALPAAQIAEGADVRVLLPAFPDVRNGIPDTSLVAEIDSFAGRVGLRYGTYHGVGIYLIDAPWLYDRPGSPYHDQSMYAYPDNHRRFALLGWMACELAKGLDRYWRPQLVHAHDWHAGLSCAYLAANDHPARSVFTVHNLAYQGLFSGHHVTELWLPASFYDVYGLEFYGQMSFLKAGLFYADHVTAVSPTYAREITRPEFGYGMEGLLQERQRQGKLSGILNGVDDKIWDPAHDPRLSARYDADDLKSKVKNKLHLQKAMGLKVDESLPVFAVVSRLTSQKGLDLVLQALPELLAQGGQLALLGAGDAVLQQAFLAAAADYPEQVGVQIGYHESFSHRIIGGADVILVPSRFEPCGLTQLYGLKYGTLPLVRRTGGLADTVVDCALENLADGTASGFVFDDCDAVALGNAIRRAMVLWSRPKHWRHVQRHAMSVDFGWPVAAKEYLSLYQRL; via the coding sequence ATGCAGGTCTTACACGTATGTTCTGAAATGTTCCCCCTGCTGAAAACGGGCGGACTCGCAGACGTGGTTGGCGCGTTGCCGGCGGCGCAAATCGCCGAAGGCGCCGATGTTCGGGTGCTATTGCCCGCTTTTCCTGACGTACGCAACGGCATCCCCGACACCTCGCTGGTGGCGGAAATCGACTCGTTTGCCGGCCGGGTCGGCCTGCGTTACGGCACCTACCATGGCGTGGGCATCTATCTCATCGATGCGCCCTGGCTGTATGACCGGCCGGGCAGCCCGTACCACGATCAATCGATGTACGCCTACCCCGACAACCATCGCCGCTTTGCGCTGCTGGGCTGGATGGCCTGCGAGCTGGCCAAGGGGCTGGATCGCTACTGGCGCCCGCAGCTGGTGCACGCCCACGACTGGCACGCCGGCCTGAGCTGCGCCTATCTGGCCGCCAACGACCACCCGGCGCGTTCGGTGTTCACCGTACACAACCTGGCCTATCAGGGGCTGTTTTCCGGCCATCACGTGACCGAGCTGTGGCTGCCGGCGTCGTTTTACGATGTCTATGGCCTGGAGTTCTACGGCCAGATGTCGTTCCTCAAGGCCGGGCTGTTTTATGCCGACCACGTGACCGCCGTCAGCCCGACCTATGCGCGCGAGATCACCCGGCCGGAGTTCGGCTACGGCATGGAGGGGCTGCTGCAGGAGCGGCAGCGGCAGGGCAAGCTGAGCGGCATCCTCAACGGGGTGGACGACAAGATTTGGGATCCGGCCCACGACCCGCGGCTGAGTGCCCGCTACGACGCCGACGATCTGAAAAGCAAGGTCAAAAACAAGCTGCATCTGCAAAAGGCCATGGGGCTGAAGGTGGACGAATCGCTGCCGGTGTTCGCGGTAGTGAGCCGATTGACCAGCCAAAAAGGTCTGGACCTGGTGCTGCAGGCATTGCCTGAACTGCTGGCGCAGGGTGGGCAGTTGGCGCTGCTGGGCGCCGGCGATGCGGTGCTGCAACAGGCGTTTCTGGCCGCCGCCGCCGATTATCCCGAGCAGGTAGGGGTGCAGATCGGCTATCACGAATCCTTCTCCCACCGCATCATCGGCGGCGCCGACGTGATTCTGGTGCCGAGCCGCTTCGAGCCCTGCGGCCTGACGCAGCTCTACGGCCTGAAATACGGCACGCTGCCGCTGGTGCGCCGCACCGGTGGGCTGGCGGACACGGTGGTGGACTGCGCGCTGGAAAACCTGGCCGACGGCACCGCCAGCGGCTTCGTGTTCGACGATTGCGACGCCGTCGCGCTGGGCAACGCCATCCGCCGCGCCATGGTGCTGTGGAGCCGGCCGAAACACTGGCGCCACGTTCAGCGCCACGCCATGAGCGTGGACTTCGGCTGGCCGGTGGCGGCGAAAGAGTATTTATCGCTTTATCAACGCTTGTAG